Genomic DNA from Pseudobacteriovorax antillogorgiicola:
TGTACTACTAAGATTGGGTTGCCCTGGATGAAAAAAAAGAAACTTGACTACACTTGGTTTTGGGAACAATTGGATGCTTATTTGGAGCGAGCTAATCTTAAACATAGCAAGCAACGCAACTCCATTATAGAATATTTCCTCGATCTAGACGACCACGTCAGTGCCGAGGATCTTCATACCTATGCTAAAGACCAAGGCGCGACAGCTGGCATGGCGACTATCTATCGAACACTCAATCTTTTAAAAGACGCGGGTCTTGTCGATCAGAAACAATTTTCTGATGGTAAAGCTGTTTTTGAGCTGAATCGACCAGACTCTCACCATGATCATTTGATCTGTACTGTCTGCGGCAAGGTTGTTGAATTCGAAAACTCACAAATTGAACGACTTCAAGAAGAAGTCGCCAAGAAATACGGCATGCGTCTGACCCATCATTCTCTCGATTTATTTGGTGTTTGCGAGCGTCCTAAATGCAAAGGTCGCAAGTAACATTCTCTGTCATGGCCCTCGATTGAGGGCTGAACGACATCTACTCTGATTAATCCATACGTTGATTATGGATACAAAGCTTATCTGTGAACGAGGCATGGAGCAGCAAAAGGTGAATGGTTCCACTGCCGATTCACTTCTCTGCCAGAATGCTTTTAGCATCCGTCTGGATTGCTTTCTTGCCCCTTTGGTTCGCCTTCAGTAGAATGACTCACAGCCTTCATTTAAATCATTGCAGGGAGTCTAGCCTTGAACAAGTTCAGCAGGCTGTTTCTGGCCTTGCTTTTGGGGTCGCCGTTCGCGTTGGCCTCGGAGCATCGCTTTGAGTTCAACTTTACTTTAGAAAGCATCCAAGGGTGGGAGCTTGAACAAAGCATTCGGTACTTTAGAAATGGTCAAGTTGTAGAAGGAGTTTTTCTCGATCAGCAGGACCTGATGATTGAAGAAAAGGACGACGGCACTCAGGTGACGGGAGCAATTTTCGGCTCTCCGGGCGTTGTTGGCTTTGATATCAATGGTAATGGTTTGCTCGATTATGAAGAACCACGCACCGTAGGCAAACCTATCGGCTCATATGATGCTTCGAAAAAAAGTGCAATTCTAGATTTAGGTGTTTTATGTCCCTGTCGCGGTCTTGTTGGTTGTGAACGGAAAGTCGATCTTCATGTGTCTATGGTGGATCGAGAGACGAAGAATCTGGTGTGGAAGGGTGAAGGGTTTACGATCAAAGTTGATCAGTCCTGTTCCGCTATGGTGATTCTAGGTTCGACGGTAGAACTCCCGCAATTTAAATCAGGAAACCGAGATCTCGCCCTTCGTTTAAAAAGCGGAGATATGATCCATGATGTCCCAGTAGTAGGAATCTTAGATGAGCCAGGGCCTCCTGGACCTCCAGGCCCCCCCGGACCCGAAGGCCCGCGGGGTGAGCAAGGGCCTGCTGGGCCAGCGGGACCGGCGGGTCCAAAAGGTGATCGGGGACCCCGAGGTTATACGGGCCCACTCGGTGCCCAGGGGCCTCAAGGTATTGAAGGGCCGGTGGGGCCAGCTGGCCCAGCAGGACCAAGGGGACTCACGGGACCACGTGGGCCACAAGGAACAGATGGCGAGCGTGGACCCCAAGGAGAAATTGGACCCCGAGGTTATCAAGGGGAAGCTGGTGTCCCAGGACCCAGAGGGCCTGTGGGTGACACAGGGCTCATTGGGGATCCTGGCCCCATTGGCCCTCAAGGTCTTGAAGGCCCTTCTGGCCCAACAGGTCCCCAGGGCGAGCGTGGACCCGCAGGGCCCGCCGGACCTGAGGGCCCAATCGGTCCACAAGGTGACGACGGTGAGCTTGGCCCCGCCGGAGATCCTGGCCCTATCGGCCCTCCCGGCCCGGAAGGTCCCATTGGTCCCAAGGGTGATTCGGGTGATACCGGCCCTCAGGGCTTGAAAGGAGATACTGGTGATGAAGGCCCTGTGGGCCCTGTAGGGCCCCAAGGTGATCCTGGTGCCCCGGGACCAAAAGGTGATCGCGGTGAAAAAGGTGATCCTGGTCCGGTCGGACCTCAAGGCCCTCTTGGGGAAACTGGTGATGAGGGAGCTCCTGGGCCTCAAGGGGTTCAGGGCCCTATAGGCCCCCGTGGTCCTGCTGGGGCTGCTGGTCCCGCCGGCCCGGAAGGGCCCGCTGGTCCTGAAGGTTTACCCGGCCCTGAAGGTGAGCGAGGGCCGCAAGGTGATCCGGGAATTCAAGGCCCTCCCGGTGTTCAAGGTCCTCAGGGAATTGAAGGCGAACCGGGCTCACAAGGGCCACGAGGTTTACCAGGTCCGCAGGGTGATCCTGGTGTTCAAGGGGAACAAGGCCCTGCTGGGGTTAAAGGAGATACAGGCCCCATCGGTCCGGCAGGCCCCATTGGTCCGTCGGGCCCAGAAGGTGATGCTGGTCCTCAGGGCCCCATCGGACCGAAAGGTGATATTGGACCTGCTGGCCCCCAAGGTCTATCCGGTCCCAAAGGTGAAAAAGGCGATGTTGGTCCCGCTGGGCTGCAAGGCCCAGAAGGTGATCCAGGCCCTCAAGGAGACATTGGACCTTCTGGTCCGAAAGGTGATCCGGGACCACAAGGGCCAAAAGGCGACATAGGTGATACTGGGCCACAAGGCTTGACGGGCCCGGAAGGGCCTGAAGGTCCTCAAGGGGAACCAGGAGTTGATGGCTTACCAGGGCCGGTTGGCCCCCGAGGCCCAACTGGTGATGTCGGGCCTCAAGGCTTGGAAGGCCCCGAGGGTCCCCAGGGTTTGGAGGGTCCTGCTGGTCCCCAAGGCCCCGTTGGTCCCGCAGGAGAAGCTGGCCCTGAAGGTCCCGAGGGTCCCCGTGGTCCCCGTGGAGAGACCGGTGAGCAGGGACCTGATGGAGAACGGGGTTTAACCGGCCCCCGGGGTGAGTCGGGCCCCAAGGGTGATCAAGGTGAGCCAGGCCCTCCCGGTCCGCGAGGTGAACAGGGAGACCCAGGAATTCAAGGGCCCAAGGGCCCAAGAGGGGAATCCGGTGCGACGGGGCCTGCGGGGAATTTCGCGAGAGACGGGGATCTCAAACCCTGCGATGCAACGGTAGGATATTTTGTCTGTCAAGATGGTGAGTTACTCAAGATTGGTGAACGCTACTACCAAGCGGTGCCAAGCTTGAATGGTAAGCCGGTAAGCTTGAAAATGTTTCAGGGTACAGCCCCCGAGGAGGCCATCAGCGACTTCATCGACTGGCTGCCGGCTATAGGTGTCTATGAGGAAGTTATTGGAATAACGGGTACTTTTACCGATGGTGCAGGAGTCTCACGACCGATCAACGCGGGGCAGGGGATTGATATCAGGATCCAGGAAGGACAGTTTCAGGTGAAGTCCGAAGGCGCAGGCTTAGGCTCTGTGATTCATCTAAAAGTTGAGTCCCTGAAGCCCACTGGCACTCCAGTGGTGACCGAGAAGCGTTAGGCTTATCTCTAAAGTTGCTCGGGGGATTTTTGCCCCCGAGAACTCGGCTAGACAAACATCACAAAAAAGTCACACAGCTCCTTCGATTTCCTTAGGAGTTTTTTTTATTAAAACTAACGCTTAGAGATGTAATGGGTGAAATTAATTACGGATTGTAAAAAAATGCTATTGAAAGCTGACGCTCTTACCGATACCTGTATTGGTAAGAGGATCGAATCAAAGGAGTTGGCGTTATGAAACAAAATGCCCTTAAAGTGGTGGATCTTGAAGTATCAGAGATTGCACGGCAATGGGAAGACATGGAGACAGCGATAGCTGCCGACGCTCGGATCGCGGCGGAAGCCTATGTGAAGTCTGCCAAGGTCGATTTAGGTGGCGAGTGATCAGTCCCACCATCTGTTAGGGCAAGAAACTGAACTTGCCATACGCTTCCAGGAAAGGAACGGAGACCATCCTGGAAACAAAGTCATCTTCGATTACATGGCCCGTGCCATAAAATCCATTGTTAAAACCAAACCTGGTAAGCGGAACTTCATTCAGGATCAATTCTTTGTCCAGAATGGAGGTGCTGTATATTATGAGCATCATCCACAAAGCCTGCGGCGTGGACTGATTGAATCAGCGACCCCTGAGTGTCATTCGGCTCATGAACTGATCCTATATCAAAGAGCCCAAGAGGCATTGTTGATCAAGGCCTTACCCATGGCTCAAAAAATGATGTCTTATGATGGCTACGAAGGTGAACTTAGCCTCTTAAAAAATTGCCGGGATTATGAGGGCAATACCTATGGTAGCCAGGAAAACTATGACTCCTTCGTTGCAGAAGGTTGGCGTTGGTACATGCTCATTGCGTGCCTGCTAGCCTATGTGCCGTTCGCGTTGGTTTTGAAGTTAGTCTATCTCACTCTTCTCGTGCCCTTCGTGATGATTATCTTTACTAGTAAGGTTTTTATCGAGTTATTGCTAGCTATCAGTTCCTTAGGGCCGCTGGAAAAGGTGTTAAACCGGATCAAGGCCGGTAGCTCGTGGCGGACCTTCTTGCAATCGGGTATTCTGCGATTCGATTTTGAGGCCGAGGATACCGAAGAGACTCTTCTAAAAGTGGAGTATTCCCTATTCTATCCACTGTTTTGGATTAGCTATAAACCTTTGATTATGCTCTATAATCAATTCGCATTTGGGCCTCAACGTCAGGCTATACATAGCCATGTGATTTCGAGGATTATATTTACTGGTGCTGGTTCTTTAATTGAGAATGATCGCTTCATTCTCTCTGAAAAATCTCTAGCCATTAACTGCTTTTTGCGCCGCAGCATCCATAGAAACGACAAACCATTGTTTGATTGTGGCAACCTCATAAAAGAGTACGAACTGGCTCTTTGGGAGTTGTTTTTGCTGAGGGTCCATTCGTGGGCGACTCTTTTCAAACGGGAGCAGCGCTTACAAATCGCTTTTTCAGACTCCAATCGTTGCCATTTCTCCGAATTTTTGAAAGTTGGCAGCACATCGTTGGTTGTTCGGTTGGCAAATGATGGGTTTCTTAACGATGCCCCAGAATTTTTAGAACCCATCAAAGCGCTTGGGGAGGTCTCTCGCGACATTGATTTGAAGCAGACCTATCCCATGAAAGACGGCAGCACTATGAATGCTATCGAAATTCAACAATGGTACTGCCAGCGCGCCAAGGAATATCTTCAGACGGGGCCAGTGAACATAGAGGATCATGAGGTGGTTCGGTTGTGGGAACAAACCTTGGCAACCCTTCAACGAGATCCTGCTGCACTACTTGGGCGGGTAGATTGGATTACCAAACAATACCTTTTGAGCACTTCTGGGGAAGAGCTAGACTACTGGGGACGAAAAAAAATCGACCTCAAATATCACGAATTAGGTGATGGATACTTTGAAATTCTTCAGTCTCGGGGGCTTACCTTAGATCTTTTTAGCGATGAAGATGTGGAGCGGGCGATTTACGAACCATCGTCATCACGGCGAGCGAAGGTGCGGAGTCGTCTAATCAAGAGCATCGCCTTGGAAAACCATCCCATGACTATCTCCTGGAGCCAAGCAAAGATTGGCCGTTGGAATCCCAAAGTCATCTCCCTATCAGACTATCGCAAAACCAAGGAGATCGAAGAAGCTTAATCCCTCTGATTTATGGTCTATCATCTCCTTTAGTGCCTATGAGTTAATTCTGCCTGAAACTTCGAGTCTTGAAAGAAAATCACATAGACTTGCAAATCCCTGAAGATTGGTACAAAAAAAAGTACCCTACGACACCAATTAAATGCTTCTTAAAGAATTCTCTTAAGCGTATGATAATAAAGTCTTAAATAGCAAGTGAACTTCAGTGGTTAAGATATTTTCGAATCGGTACGAAATAACTAGTATCTGTTAGCTGTTCGAGGACTGCAAAGCATATGGATCATCGTAACCGGATTCGCTTCAAAAATCGATATACGTGTGTACTGGAAGATTTAGTCATGTCTTTGGAGCATCATGTATATCATGCTCTGGAGAAAAATCATGTTTCTCCATCCGAGCTTTTCTACTCGCTTCCCAACTATGATCGATTTTCTAATCAATTTCCGAAGGCTTGTCACTCCTGTCAGAAACCTTTCCATAGTCGGGATCATTACTTGAAACATACTGAGCCTGGAGAGAAGCCAATAGAGGATGGTGAGCAAGCGGTTGAATATAGAATCTGTGAATGTGGTAGCCCCATAATTCTTGTGGCAGCTTGTCGCCGCGATAACAATCCCTTTGGTATGGAATGCCGGGCCTACTTTGATATCTGTGTCGAGAGGCTAGTTAGCGAGCAAGGTTTTGTTCGTAAAGAAGCCGAAGATTTGACGAGGATTATTTTTCAGCAAGTCTTTGAAGGAGTGGAGCAAAAGGTTTCATAGACCTGTGTTCCATTAAACCCGAACTCCAAGAGAGACTTCCACCCTTGACTAGCAAGAGTGGGTCCGAACATTACATTTCCAAATACTGATAGAAAATGGTTAGAGGTTGATTGAGATAGTTGATCTCTGTGACCTTGATATGGAACTGCTGATCTGTGAAGCTCAACTCAAGGCCGGAACTTGGCATTGACGGCACAAAAAGGCCAGTGCGGGACATTAGAGTGCTACGGGCATCCACCACCTCCACATTCGCTGGCAAGATAGGGCCAATGGCAACGGGAAAGCCTAGGCTCACCTGAAGTTTTTCTACTTTCACGATTCCCATTTTCAATATTGAAGAACCAATCACGGGGCTTGGTGTGTAGAAGCGCTCACCCAGCTTAAGCACATCCCCCATCAGGCAGATGCCCTCTGTGCTAGGATTGGCTGTGCATGATTCAACTTCTAAATCACCTGGAGGCCCAGGAATGCCTTGGGCTCCGGTTTCTCCTTTTGGGCCCCGTGGTCCAGTGTCTCCCTGATCTCCCTTTGGTCCCGCCGGCCCTTCCGGGCCTATTGCGCCTGACTCTCCTTTTGGCCCTCTAAGTCCAATCGGTCCTTCGGGTCCTTGT
This window encodes:
- a CDS encoding proteasome accessory factor PafA2 family protein; this translates as MASDQSHHLLGQETELAIRFQERNGDHPGNKVIFDYMARAIKSIVKTKPGKRNFIQDQFFVQNGGAVYYEHHPQSLRRGLIESATPECHSAHELILYQRAQEALLIKALPMAQKMMSYDGYEGELSLLKNCRDYEGNTYGSQENYDSFVAEGWRWYMLIACLLAYVPFALVLKLVYLTLLVPFVMIIFTSKVFIELLLAISSLGPLEKVLNRIKAGSSWRTFLQSGILRFDFEAEDTEETLLKVEYSLFYPLFWISYKPLIMLYNQFAFGPQRQAIHSHVISRIIFTGAGSLIENDRFILSEKSLAINCFLRRSIHRNDKPLFDCGNLIKEYELALWELFLLRVHSWATLFKREQRLQIAFSDSNRCHFSEFLKVGSTSLVVRLANDGFLNDAPEFLEPIKALGEVSRDIDLKQTYPMKDGSTMNAIEIQQWYCQRAKEYLQTGPVNIEDHEVVRLWEQTLATLQRDPAALLGRVDWITKQYLLSTSGEELDYWGRKKIDLKYHELGDGYFEILQSRGLTLDLFSDEDVERAIYEPSSSRRAKVRSRLIKSIALENHPMTISWSQAKIGRWNPKVISLSDYRKTKEIEEA
- a CDS encoding Fur family transcriptional regulator, with protein sequence MKKKKLDYTWFWEQLDAYLERANLKHSKQRNSIIEYFLDLDDHVSAEDLHTYAKDQGATAGMATIYRTLNLLKDAGLVDQKQFSDGKAVFELNRPDSHHDHLICTVCGKVVEFENSQIERLQEEVAKKYGMRLTHHSLDLFGVCERPKCKGRK
- a CDS encoding collagen-like protein, which translates into the protein MNKFSRLFLALLLGSPFALASEHRFEFNFTLESIQGWELEQSIRYFRNGQVVEGVFLDQQDLMIEEKDDGTQVTGAIFGSPGVVGFDINGNGLLDYEEPRTVGKPIGSYDASKKSAILDLGVLCPCRGLVGCERKVDLHVSMVDRETKNLVWKGEGFTIKVDQSCSAMVILGSTVELPQFKSGNRDLALRLKSGDMIHDVPVVGILDEPGPPGPPGPPGPEGPRGEQGPAGPAGPAGPKGDRGPRGYTGPLGAQGPQGIEGPVGPAGPAGPRGLTGPRGPQGTDGERGPQGEIGPRGYQGEAGVPGPRGPVGDTGLIGDPGPIGPQGLEGPSGPTGPQGERGPAGPAGPEGPIGPQGDDGELGPAGDPGPIGPPGPEGPIGPKGDSGDTGPQGLKGDTGDEGPVGPVGPQGDPGAPGPKGDRGEKGDPGPVGPQGPLGETGDEGAPGPQGVQGPIGPRGPAGAAGPAGPEGPAGPEGLPGPEGERGPQGDPGIQGPPGVQGPQGIEGEPGSQGPRGLPGPQGDPGVQGEQGPAGVKGDTGPIGPAGPIGPSGPEGDAGPQGPIGPKGDIGPAGPQGLSGPKGEKGDVGPAGLQGPEGDPGPQGDIGPSGPKGDPGPQGPKGDIGDTGPQGLTGPEGPEGPQGEPGVDGLPGPVGPRGPTGDVGPQGLEGPEGPQGLEGPAGPQGPVGPAGEAGPEGPEGPRGPRGETGEQGPDGERGLTGPRGESGPKGDQGEPGPPGPRGEQGDPGIQGPKGPRGESGATGPAGNFARDGDLKPCDATVGYFVCQDGELLKIGERYYQAVPSLNGKPVSLKMFQGTAPEEAISDFIDWLPAIGVYEEVIGITGTFTDGAGVSRPINAGQGIDIRIQEGQFQVKSEGAGLGSVIHLKVESLKPTGTPVVTEKR